From a region of the Rathayibacter sp. VKM Ac-2804 genome:
- the nrdI gene encoding class Ib ribonucleoside-diphosphate reductase assembly flavoprotein NrdI: MSGLVYFSSSSGNTHRFMQKLGRPAQQIPLHSRRDGAAVDTLHVDEPYVLVLPTYGGGNGGGAVPKQVIRFLNVPRNRALLRGVIGAGNTNFGEAYCLAGDIIARKCEVPHLYRFEVFGTPDDVRAVDEGLDSFWTQQ; the protein is encoded by the coding sequence ATGAGCGGACTCGTGTACTTCTCGAGCAGCTCGGGCAACACCCACCGCTTCATGCAGAAGCTCGGGCGGCCCGCGCAGCAGATCCCCCTGCACTCCCGGCGGGACGGCGCCGCGGTCGACACGCTCCACGTCGACGAGCCGTACGTGCTCGTCCTCCCCACCTACGGCGGGGGCAACGGCGGGGGAGCGGTTCCCAAGCAGGTCATCCGCTTCCTGAACGTCCCGCGCAACCGCGCCCTGCTCCGCGGCGTCATCGGCGCCGGCAACACCAACTTCGGCGAGGCCTACTGCCTCGCCGGCGACATCATCGCCCGCAAGTGCGAGGTGCCGCATCTCTACCGTTTCGAAGTATTCGGCACACCCGACGACGTCCGCGCCGTCGACGAAGGATTGGACTCGTTTTGGACGCAGCAGTGA
- the nirB gene encoding nitrite reductase large subunit NirB, protein MTSRGAIPTGPRRVLVVGAGPAAHRLVDALVARAGAIALEITVFGEEAHHPYDRVALSKRLEGMTDLTLGDGALWESATLVTSSRVVALDPERCRVQLADGRWFEGDEIVLATGSSATVPPIDGAEHGRVYRTLEDVDGLVADLAAFRARRRRPASVVVVGGGLLGLEAAGGAHRLGARTALIHSGRWLMSAQLDEGAGQALGRIIAAQGVTLHLGNRPTAVLTSPQGTVLGVTMTDGTSIGADMVVFSIGITARDELARAVGIEVAPRGGVVVDEACRTSRPHVWAIGEVAAIDGRTVGLVAPANAMAEVVADRLLGGDATFPGVDDATKLKLSGVEVASFGDALGAGEGALEVVYADPARGLYQKIVVSDDARTLLGGMFVGDAGPYSSLRPLLGRELPAEPSAYLAAAGGEAPSGDLPDDAQLCSCNNVSVGDVRHAIGEGCTELGPLKACTRAGTQCGSCVPLVKKLLDTELTRAGVEVSRALCEHVSLSRSELFESVRILGLSSAEQVMERFGSGLGCDVCKPVIASVLATQTNGYILDAGQAPLQDTNDRALANMQKDGTYSVVPRVPGGEITPAKLKVIAEVAEQYGLYTKITGGQRIDMFGARLEQLPEIWRILVDAGMESGQAYGKSLRTVKSCVGSTWCRYGVQDAVGMAILLEERYRGLRSPHKFKLGVSGCARECAEARGKDIGVIATDTGWNLYVGGNGGYQPAHAQLLAQDLDDETLVRYIDRYVMYYVRTAERLQRTARWQEDLPGGLDHVKEVVCEDSLGIAAELEAAMATHVDTYVDEWAATLADPDRLRRFRSFVNAPDTADPRVSTVRERGQSRPAGRDERSDGPVLVAGTSIPIGPGAVSVVGPSASVPAPATLAPFAPSAPGSEA, encoded by the coding sequence ATGACATCCCGAGGTGCGATCCCCACCGGCCCCCGACGCGTGCTCGTCGTCGGCGCCGGCCCCGCCGCCCACCGCCTGGTCGACGCGCTCGTCGCCCGCGCCGGCGCCATCGCCCTCGAGATCACCGTCTTCGGGGAGGAGGCGCACCACCCCTACGACCGCGTCGCCCTCTCCAAGCGCCTCGAGGGGATGACCGACCTCACCCTGGGCGACGGCGCGCTCTGGGAGTCGGCGACGCTCGTCACCTCCTCCCGCGTCGTCGCGCTCGATCCGGAGCGCTGCCGCGTCCAGCTGGCGGACGGCCGCTGGTTCGAGGGCGACGAGATCGTGCTGGCCACCGGCTCCTCCGCCACCGTGCCGCCGATCGACGGCGCCGAGCACGGCCGCGTCTACCGCACCCTCGAGGACGTCGACGGCCTCGTCGCGGACCTCGCCGCCTTCCGCGCCCGCCGCCGCCGTCCAGCCAGCGTGGTCGTCGTCGGCGGCGGCCTCCTCGGCCTCGAGGCCGCGGGCGGCGCGCACCGGCTCGGCGCGCGCACCGCGCTGATCCACTCCGGCCGCTGGCTGATGAGCGCCCAGCTCGACGAGGGCGCGGGGCAGGCGCTCGGCCGCATCATCGCGGCCCAGGGCGTCACGCTGCACCTGGGCAACCGGCCCACCGCCGTCCTCACCTCGCCGCAGGGCACGGTGCTCGGCGTCACGATGACCGACGGCACCAGCATCGGCGCCGACATGGTCGTCTTCTCGATCGGCATCACGGCGCGCGACGAGCTCGCCCGCGCGGTCGGCATCGAGGTCGCGCCCCGCGGCGGCGTCGTCGTCGACGAGGCCTGCCGCACCAGCCGCCCGCACGTCTGGGCGATCGGCGAGGTCGCCGCGATCGACGGCCGCACCGTCGGCCTCGTCGCCCCCGCCAACGCGATGGCCGAGGTCGTCGCCGACCGCCTGCTCGGCGGCGACGCGACCTTCCCGGGCGTGGACGACGCGACGAAGCTCAAGCTCTCCGGGGTCGAGGTCGCCAGCTTCGGCGACGCGCTCGGCGCGGGGGAGGGGGCGCTCGAGGTCGTCTACGCCGATCCCGCCCGCGGGCTCTACCAGAAGATCGTCGTCTCGGACGACGCGCGCACCCTGCTCGGCGGCATGTTCGTCGGCGACGCGGGGCCCTACTCCTCGCTCCGCCCGCTGCTCGGCCGCGAGCTGCCCGCGGAGCCGAGCGCCTACCTCGCGGCGGCCGGCGGCGAGGCGCCCTCGGGCGATCTGCCCGACGACGCGCAGCTCTGCTCCTGCAACAACGTCTCCGTCGGCGACGTCCGCCACGCGATCGGCGAGGGCTGCACCGAGCTCGGCCCGCTGAAGGCCTGCACCCGCGCCGGCACCCAGTGCGGCTCCTGCGTGCCGCTGGTGAAGAAGCTGCTCGACACCGAGCTCACCCGCGCCGGCGTCGAGGTGTCGCGCGCGCTCTGCGAGCACGTCTCGCTGAGCCGGAGCGAGCTGTTCGAATCGGTCCGGATCCTCGGCCTGTCCTCGGCCGAGCAGGTGATGGAGCGCTTCGGCTCGGGCCTGGGTTGCGACGTCTGCAAGCCGGTGATCGCCTCCGTGCTCGCGACCCAGACCAACGGCTACATCCTCGACGCCGGCCAGGCGCCGCTCCAGGACACCAACGACCGCGCGCTCGCCAACATGCAGAAGGACGGCACCTACTCCGTCGTCCCGCGGGTGCCCGGCGGCGAGATCACGCCGGCCAAGCTCAAGGTGATCGCCGAGGTCGCCGAGCAGTACGGCCTCTACACGAAGATCACCGGCGGCCAGCGGATCGACATGTTCGGCGCGCGCCTCGAGCAGCTCCCCGAGATCTGGCGGATCCTCGTCGACGCCGGGATGGAGTCGGGCCAGGCCTACGGCAAATCGCTGCGCACCGTGAAGTCCTGCGTCGGCTCGACCTGGTGCCGCTACGGCGTGCAGGACGCGGTGGGCATGGCGATCCTCCTGGAGGAGCGCTACCGCGGCCTGCGCTCGCCGCACAAGTTCAAGCTCGGGGTCAGCGGCTGCGCCCGGGAGTGCGCCGAGGCGCGCGGGAAGGACATCGGCGTGATCGCGACCGACACCGGCTGGAACCTCTACGTCGGCGGCAACGGCGGCTACCAGCCGGCCCACGCGCAGCTGCTCGCCCAGGACCTCGACGACGAGACGCTCGTGCGCTACATCGACCGCTACGTCATGTACTACGTCCGCACGGCCGAGCGCCTGCAGCGGACCGCGCGCTGGCAGGAGGACCTGCCCGGCGGCCTCGACCACGTCAAGGAGGTGGTCTGCGAGGACTCGCTCGGGATCGCGGCCGAGCTGGAGGCGGCGATGGCGACCCACGTCGACACCTACGTGGACGAGTGGGCGGCGACGCTCGCGGACCCGGACCGGCTGCGCCGCTTCCGCTCCTTCGTCAACGCGCCCGACACCGCGGATCCGCGGGTGAGCACGGTCCGCGAGCGCGGGCAGAGCCGGCCGGCGGGGCGCGACGAGCGCTCGGACGGGCCGGTGCTCGTGGCCGGGACGTCGATCCCGATCGGGCCGGGCGCGGTCTCGGTGGTGGGGCCGTCGGCGTCGGTGCCGGCGCCTGCGACGCTCGCGCCGTTCGCTCCCTCTGCTCCCGGATCGGAGGCGTGA
- a CDS encoding DUF559 domain-containing protein, with protein sequence MEGAVFCGITAARLWPLDLPREPPGEPLHVAVRPPAHAPRGGGLVGHSLGDPRLRAVRRGGLLLADGASLFLQLASVLSLEDLVAVGDALVLAPVRPQAGRPWVPLRELRRRLEGHEGRGARAARRALDLVREGAESRRETLLRLALAAAGLPEPELQVELFDADGRIGRVDLLFRRWRVVVEYEGDHHRTDRAQWDRDLIRYERLAAAGWTVVRIASASFDADLHGCADRVRRALLAGGWRPSR encoded by the coding sequence ATGGAGGGTGCGGTCTTCTGCGGCATCACCGCCGCCCGGCTGTGGCCGCTCGATCTGCCGCGGGAACCGCCCGGCGAGCCGCTGCACGTCGCAGTGCGGCCGCCGGCCCACGCGCCGCGCGGAGGCGGTCTCGTCGGCCACTCCCTCGGCGACCCCCGCCTGCGTGCCGTCCGCCGCGGCGGGCTCCTCCTCGCGGACGGAGCGAGTCTCTTCCTCCAGCTCGCCTCGGTGCTGTCGCTGGAGGACCTCGTCGCCGTCGGCGACGCGCTCGTGCTGGCCCCTGTCCGGCCTCAGGCGGGGCGGCCGTGGGTTCCGCTGCGCGAACTGAGGAGGCGGCTCGAGGGTCATGAGGGGCGGGGCGCCCGCGCGGCCCGGCGGGCACTCGACCTCGTCCGCGAGGGGGCGGAGTCCCGCCGCGAGACCCTCCTGCGCCTCGCGCTCGCGGCCGCCGGTCTCCCCGAGCCCGAGCTGCAGGTGGAGCTCTTCGACGCCGACGGGAGGATCGGGCGGGTCGACCTGCTGTTCCGCCGATGGCGGGTGGTCGTCGAGTACGAGGGCGACCACCATCGCACCGACCGAGCACAGTGGGACCGCGATCTGATCCGCTACGAGCGCCTCGCCGCCGCCGGGTGGACCGTCGTGCGCATCGCCTCCGCCTCCTTCGACGCGGACCTCCACGGCTGCGCTGACCGCGTCCGCCGAGCCCTGCTGGCCGGCGGCTGGCGCCCGTCCCGCTGA
- a CDS encoding MFS transporter codes for MTAAPPTTAAATTGPATTTPSGLTRRPGRWIDGWNPEDPAQWQAEGRGVAGRNLRWSIFAEFLGFVVWQLWSVVVVQLPAAGFDFSTGEIFWLISMPSLVGATLRIPYTFMVPRFGGRNWTIVSAGLLLIPSIGLAIAVGNPDTPFGVMLLVAALAGFGGGNFASSMANITFFYPYAQKGYALGLNAAGGNLGASVAQLIVPIAVTIGAAATVNLPLAGLIWVPLIVVAMIGAWKRMDNLSTAKADVAASLAALREPHLWLLAVLYIGTFGSFIGFAGVFPKLIVDTFPEFSGFTVGSATLTLAFLGALVGSLSRPYGGRLADRFGGAPVTIAAFVAMGAGILFVIATLPLGSFWLFLLGFLVLFASAGIGNGATYRMIPTVFALRARQKGDDGVGAQRTSAAALGLISAIGAYGGFVIPQLLGYSKTTFGDYTTALGWFVAAYAVMLAITAGVYLRLAAKTGTRI; via the coding sequence ATGACTGCTGCACCGCCCACCACCGCCGCCGCCACCACCGGCCCCGCGACGACCACCCCGTCGGGCCTCACCCGCCGTCCCGGCCGCTGGATCGACGGCTGGAACCCCGAGGACCCCGCGCAGTGGCAGGCGGAGGGGCGCGGCGTCGCCGGCCGCAACCTGCGCTGGTCGATCTTCGCCGAGTTCCTCGGCTTCGTCGTCTGGCAGCTCTGGTCGGTCGTGGTCGTCCAGCTGCCCGCGGCCGGCTTCGACTTCAGCACCGGCGAGATCTTCTGGCTGATCTCGATGCCGAGCCTCGTCGGCGCGACGCTGCGCATCCCGTACACCTTCATGGTCCCCCGCTTCGGCGGACGGAACTGGACGATCGTCTCGGCCGGCCTCCTGCTCATCCCGAGCATCGGACTCGCCATCGCGGTGGGGAACCCGGACACGCCGTTCGGCGTGATGCTGCTGGTCGCCGCGCTGGCCGGCTTCGGCGGCGGCAACTTCGCCAGCTCGATGGCCAACATCACCTTCTTCTACCCGTACGCGCAGAAGGGCTACGCGCTCGGCCTGAACGCCGCGGGCGGCAACCTCGGCGCCTCGGTGGCGCAGCTGATCGTGCCGATCGCCGTCACGATCGGCGCCGCGGCGACGGTGAACCTGCCGCTCGCCGGCCTCATCTGGGTGCCGCTGATCGTCGTCGCGATGATCGGGGCCTGGAAGCGGATGGACAACCTCTCGACCGCGAAGGCCGACGTCGCCGCCTCCCTCGCCGCGCTGCGCGAGCCGCACCTCTGGCTGCTCGCGGTGCTCTACATCGGCACCTTCGGCTCGTTCATCGGCTTCGCCGGCGTCTTCCCCAAGCTGATCGTCGACACCTTCCCCGAGTTCTCCGGCTTCACCGTCGGCTCCGCGACGCTCACCCTCGCCTTCCTCGGCGCCCTGGTCGGCTCGCTCTCGCGGCCCTACGGCGGCCGGCTCGCCGACCGCTTCGGCGGCGCACCCGTGACGATCGCCGCGTTCGTCGCCATGGGCGCCGGGATCCTCTTCGTCATCGCGACGCTGCCGCTCGGCAGCTTCTGGCTGTTCCTCCTCGGCTTCCTCGTGCTGTTCGCCTCGGCGGGCATCGGCAACGGCGCGACCTACCGGATGATCCCGACCGTCTTCGCCCTGCGCGCCCGGCAGAAGGGCGACGACGGGGTCGGCGCGCAGCGCACCTCCGCCGCGGCGCTCGGCCTGATCTCGGCGATCGGCGCCTACGGCGGGTTCGTCATCCCGCAGCTGCTCGGCTACTCGAAGACGACCTTCGGCGACTACACGACGGCGCTCGGCTGGTTCGTCGCCGCCTACGCGGTGATGCTCGCGATCACGGCGGGCGTCTACCTCCGCCTGGCCGCGAAGACGGGGACCCGGATCTGA
- a CDS encoding glycerate kinase: MSSGARRVIIAPDSFKGSATAVEVAEALAEGWRSARPGDELVLAPMADGGEGTVDAFAVAVPEARRHALTVTGPDDRPVETAWLLLPDGTAVVELASASGITLLDPLRPLTAHTRGFGRAIAAALDAGAHAVLLAIGGSSSTDGGVGALRELGARFLTVSGHELGDGGGALHELAVVDRHALRPVPAGGARILSDVTNPLLGDSGAAHVFGPQKGATVDDVLRLDDGLRHLAAHLDADPEEAGTGAAGGTGFGLLAWGARLAPGSAAVGEALGLPALVAGADVVLTGEGRFDAQSMAGKVPSYLLGLAEAAGARAMLVAGAIQAPTTAFAAAASLTEAAGSAAAAIADPLPHLRAVAAELARAS; encoded by the coding sequence ATGAGCAGCGGAGCCCGCAGAGTGATCATCGCGCCCGACTCCTTCAAGGGGTCGGCGACCGCCGTCGAGGTGGCGGAGGCGCTTGCCGAGGGCTGGCGCAGCGCGCGGCCCGGCGACGAGCTGGTGCTCGCGCCGATGGCCGACGGCGGCGAGGGCACGGTCGACGCGTTCGCGGTCGCGGTGCCGGAGGCGCGCCGCCACGCGCTCACCGTCACCGGCCCCGACGACCGCCCCGTCGAGACGGCCTGGCTGCTGCTGCCCGACGGCACCGCGGTCGTCGAGCTCGCCTCCGCGAGCGGCATCACGCTGCTCGACCCGCTGCGCCCGCTCACCGCGCACACCCGCGGCTTCGGCCGGGCGATCGCCGCCGCGCTCGACGCCGGCGCCCATGCGGTGCTTCTCGCGATCGGCGGCAGCTCGTCCACCGACGGCGGCGTCGGGGCGCTGCGCGAGCTCGGCGCGCGCTTCCTCACCGTCTCCGGGCACGAGCTCGGCGACGGCGGCGGAGCGCTGCACGAGCTCGCGGTCGTCGACCGGCACGCGCTGCGCCCCGTCCCGGCCGGCGGCGCGCGCATCCTCAGCGACGTCACCAACCCGCTGCTCGGCGACTCCGGAGCCGCGCACGTCTTCGGGCCGCAGAAGGGCGCGACCGTCGACGACGTGCTCCGCCTCGACGACGGCCTCCGCCACCTCGCGGCGCACCTCGACGCCGACCCGGAGGAGGCGGGCACCGGCGCGGCCGGCGGCACCGGCTTCGGCCTGCTCGCCTGGGGCGCGCGCCTGGCCCCCGGCTCGGCCGCGGTCGGCGAGGCGCTCGGGCTCCCGGCGCTCGTCGCCGGCGCCGACGTGGTCCTGACCGGCGAGGGCCGCTTCGACGCGCAGTCGATGGCGGGGAAGGTGCCCTCCTACCTGCTCGGGCTCGCGGAGGCGGCCGGCGCCCGGGCGATGCTCGTCGCCGGGGCGATCCAGGCGCCGACCACCGCCTTCGCCGCGGCGGCCTCGCTGACCGAGGCGGCGGGCTCGGCGGCGGCGGCGATCGCCGACCCGCTGCCGCACCTGCGGGCGGTCGCGGCGGAGCTCGCACGCGCCTCCTGA
- a CDS encoding uroporphyrinogen-III synthase, whose amino-acid sequence MTGTEASGFEATGGSAAGAEATGAVRTASAGPGADGPDPDAASPGFRPDQLVGFRIGVTSDRRSEDLIAAFERRGADVTHAPTIRMRGVDTEGVLEEETRAIVAARPDVLLATTSYGMRRWLEAADAAGLGDDLTDALSDARILVRGPKARGAVRAAGLDDHGMSERETTTSLVDLALREGAAGRTVAVQLHGFTDPAQLQRLTDAGATVLTAAPYRWSAHEDSARVLRLIEAICCGGLDAVTFTSAPAVEALFTVAEAAGRLDELQAAFRETVVAAAVGPVTAAPLVEAQILPIVPDRFRMGALIRLTCEHLEQSAPRIDTDFGPLELRGRHALLAGTRVALTPVALALFRTLVAAEGATVARSVLAAAAPEPLDDHAVDVAISRLRQALPEPRLVATVIKRGFRLSVPR is encoded by the coding sequence ATGACCGGCACCGAGGCGAGCGGTTTCGAGGCGACCGGCGGGAGTGCGGCCGGTGCTGAGGCGACCGGTGCCGTCAGGACCGCGAGCGCCGGGCCCGGCGCCGACGGGCCCGATCCCGACGCCGCCTCGCCCGGCTTCCGGCCCGACCAGCTCGTCGGCTTCCGGATCGGCGTCACCTCCGACCGCCGCTCCGAGGACCTGATCGCCGCCTTCGAGCGCCGCGGCGCCGACGTCACCCACGCGCCCACCATCCGGATGCGCGGCGTCGACACCGAGGGTGTCCTCGAGGAGGAGACCCGCGCGATCGTCGCGGCCCGGCCCGACGTGCTGCTCGCGACCACCTCCTACGGCATGCGCCGCTGGCTCGAGGCGGCCGACGCCGCCGGTCTCGGCGACGACCTGACCGACGCTCTCTCCGACGCCCGGATCCTCGTCCGCGGCCCGAAGGCACGCGGGGCCGTCCGCGCCGCCGGCCTCGACGACCACGGCATGAGCGAGCGCGAGACCACCACCTCCCTCGTCGACCTCGCCCTGCGCGAGGGCGCCGCCGGCCGCACCGTCGCCGTCCAGCTGCACGGCTTCACCGACCCGGCGCAGCTGCAGCGCCTCACCGACGCCGGCGCGACCGTCCTCACCGCCGCCCCCTACCGCTGGAGCGCGCACGAGGACTCGGCCCGCGTCCTCCGGCTGATCGAGGCGATCTGCTGCGGCGGCCTCGACGCCGTCACCTTCACCAGCGCCCCCGCCGTCGAGGCGCTCTTCACCGTCGCAGAGGCGGCCGGCCGGCTGGACGAGCTCCAGGCCGCCTTCCGCGAGACCGTCGTCGCGGCCGCCGTCGGCCCGGTCACCGCCGCGCCCCTCGTCGAGGCGCAGATCCTGCCGATCGTCCCCGACCGCTTCCGGATGGGCGCGCTCATCCGCCTCACCTGCGAGCACCTCGAGCAGTCCGCCCCCCGCATCGACACCGACTTCGGGCCCCTCGAGCTGCGCGGCCGGCACGCCCTGCTCGCGGGCACCCGCGTCGCCCTCACCCCCGTCGCCCTGGCGCTCTTCCGCACCCTGGTCGCCGCCGAGGGCGCCACCGTCGCCCGCTCCGTCCTCGCCGCCGCCGCCCCCGAGCCCCTCGACGACCACGCCGTCGACGTCGCCATCAGCCGCCTCCGCCAGGCCCTCCCGGAGCCGCGCCTCGTCGCCACCGTGATCAAGCGCGGCTTCCGCCTGTCCGTTCCCCGCTAG
- the cobA gene encoding uroporphyrinogen-III C-methyltransferase yields MQLSVDLTGRRVLVVGSVAGTRRVLARHRAAGARVERWDADDALCVRLASASLLPAARPALLVWVEGAGSLRSAAAAEAARHGVWLVDEEPAACRSVGHVSIVGGGPGDPELMTLAAHRALREADVVLFDRLGPHDGLADWAPGAELIDVGKTPGHHAVPQHEIERLMVSRALDGLDVVRLKGGDPFVFGRGSEEVRACRVAGVPFTIVPGVTSAISVPAAAGIPVTHREVSRAFTVVSGHAPFSEEELGHLAGLGGTLVVLMGVNTLPHLVAGLQRAGMPAGVPLAIVERGWSHAQRTTISSVGGVLGLLAELAPRSPAVIVIGEVVRQAACDDARDPESIARAVDALTL; encoded by the coding sequence ATGCAGCTCTCCGTCGATCTCACCGGCCGCCGCGTCCTCGTCGTCGGCAGCGTCGCCGGCACCCGCCGCGTGCTCGCCCGCCACCGCGCGGCCGGCGCCCGGGTCGAGCGCTGGGACGCGGACGACGCGCTGTGCGTGCGCCTCGCCTCCGCGTCGCTCCTGCCCGCGGCCCGCCCCGCCCTGCTCGTCTGGGTCGAGGGAGCCGGATCCCTCCGATCCGCCGCGGCCGCCGAGGCCGCGCGGCACGGGGTCTGGCTGGTCGACGAGGAGCCGGCCGCGTGCCGCTCCGTCGGCCATGTGAGCATCGTCGGCGGCGGCCCCGGCGACCCCGAGCTGATGACGCTCGCCGCGCACCGGGCCCTCCGCGAGGCCGACGTCGTGCTCTTCGACCGCCTGGGCCCGCACGACGGCCTCGCCGACTGGGCGCCCGGCGCCGAGCTGATCGACGTCGGCAAGACCCCCGGCCACCACGCCGTGCCGCAGCACGAGATCGAGCGGCTGATGGTCTCCCGCGCCCTCGACGGACTCGACGTCGTCCGGCTGAAGGGCGGCGACCCGTTCGTCTTCGGCCGCGGGTCGGAGGAGGTGCGCGCCTGCCGCGTCGCCGGCGTCCCGTTCACGATCGTCCCCGGTGTCACGAGCGCGATCTCGGTCCCCGCCGCCGCCGGCATCCCCGTCACCCACCGCGAGGTGAGCCGCGCCTTCACCGTCGTCTCGGGCCACGCGCCCTTCAGCGAGGAGGAGCTGGGGCACCTGGCCGGGCTGGGCGGGACGCTGGTCGTGCTGATGGGCGTGAACACGCTCCCGCACCTCGTCGCGGGGCTGCAGCGCGCCGGGATGCCGGCCGGCGTGCCGCTGGCGATCGTCGAGCGCGGCTGGTCGCACGCCCAGCGCACCACGATCTCCTCCGTCGGCGGGGTGCTCGGCCTGCTCGCCGAGCTGGCGCCGCGCTCGCCCGCGGTCATCGTGATCGGCGAGGTGGTGCGCCAGGCGGCGTGCGATGATGCTCGGGATCCCGAGAGCATCGCCCGCGCGGTCGATGCACTCACCCTGTGA
- the nirD gene encoding nitrite reductase small subunit NirD gives MTLLDQHVPGRTAPAGTAPAATWVPVCNRLELEPLWGEAALVGGVQLALFLLPDGRVFAVSNLDPATGAAVLSRGIVGSRAVDGVQRATIASPLHKDVFDLETGVCYTSPRLHLATWSVRETGGVIEVAQRTALVCASHGTSDDDGRTAVAALVQAVREANPAADVLDSFVDVQQPDVPASLGTLEPERSAVVVPLLLSAGYHVHVDLAEAAAEADRPVRVTGALGPDPRLARVLARRLREAGLADGDRVVLAAAGSSDAGAVADCWATGRLLAAELGRDVAVSFISAAEPRVPEAVAAERAAHPGARVLVSTYLLAPGYFASLAASAGADLATAPLLTAVDPPARELVDIVSELFGRSA, from the coding sequence ATGACCCTCCTCGATCAGCACGTCCCGGGCCGCACCGCTCCGGCCGGCACCGCTCCGGCCGCGACCTGGGTCCCCGTCTGCAACCGGCTCGAGCTCGAGCCGCTCTGGGGCGAGGCCGCTCTCGTCGGCGGTGTGCAGCTCGCGCTCTTCCTCCTTCCCGACGGCCGCGTCTTCGCCGTCTCCAACCTCGACCCCGCGACCGGCGCGGCCGTGCTCTCCCGCGGCATCGTCGGCTCCCGCGCGGTCGACGGCGTGCAGCGGGCGACGATCGCCTCGCCCCTGCACAAGGACGTCTTCGACCTCGAGACGGGCGTCTGCTACACCTCGCCGCGGCTGCACCTCGCCACCTGGAGCGTGCGGGAGACGGGCGGCGTGATCGAGGTCGCGCAGCGGACCGCGCTGGTCTGCGCCTCGCACGGCACCTCCGACGACGACGGCCGCACTGCGGTCGCCGCGCTGGTCCAGGCCGTGCGCGAGGCGAACCCCGCCGCGGACGTCCTCGACTCCTTCGTCGACGTGCAGCAGCCCGACGTGCCGGCCTCCCTCGGCACCCTCGAGCCCGAACGCTCGGCCGTCGTCGTGCCGCTGCTGCTCTCGGCCGGCTACCACGTGCACGTCGACCTCGCCGAGGCAGCGGCGGAGGCGGACCGCCCCGTCCGCGTGACCGGCGCCCTCGGCCCGGACCCGCGGCTCGCCCGCGTCCTGGCCCGCCGTCTGCGCGAGGCGGGACTCGCCGACGGCGACCGCGTCGTGCTGGCCGCGGCCGGCTCGAGCGATGCCGGTGCGGTCGCCGACTGCTGGGCCACCGGCCGCCTCCTGGCCGCCGAGCTCGGCCGCGACGTCGCCGTCTCCTTCATCTCGGCCGCCGAGCCGCGCGTCCCGGAGGCGGTGGCCGCCGAGCGCGCCGCCCACCCCGGCGCCCGCGTGCTGGTCTCCACCTACCTCCTCGCCCCCGGCTACTTCGCCTCGCTCGCCGCCTCGGCGGGCGCCGACCTCGCCACCGCCCCGCTGCTCACCGCCGTCGACCCGCCCGCGCGCGAGCTGGTCGACATCGTCTCCGAGCTCTTCGGCCGCAGCGCGTAA
- the nrdH gene encoding glutaredoxin-like protein NrdH, translated as MAVTVYTKPSCVQCTATYRALDSKGIDYEIFDLSVDEKALDAVKALGYLQAPVVITDDDHWSGFRPDKISAL; from the coding sequence ATGGCTGTGACGGTCTACACCAAGCCCTCCTGCGTGCAGTGCACCGCGACCTACCGGGCCCTCGACAGCAAGGGCATCGACTACGAGATCTTCGACCTCTCCGTCGACGAGAAGGCCCTCGACGCCGTCAAGGCGCTCGGCTACCTCCAGGCCCCGGTCGTCATCACGGACGACGATCACTGGTCCGGCTTCCGCCCCGACAAGATCTCCGCTCTCTGA